In Spirochaeta thermophila DSM 6578, the following proteins share a genomic window:
- a CDS encoding RidA family protein, with product MEYVHAEGAPEAIGPYSQAVRAGEMVFCSGQIGLDPATGSLVSGSIEAEVRRALENLTAVLEAAGCTREDVVKTTIFLVDMADFEAVNRIYGGYFPHRPARSTVAVKALPRGARVEVECIAVRR from the coding sequence ATGGAGTACGTGCATGCCGAAGGTGCTCCCGAGGCGATAGGCCCCTACTCCCAGGCCGTTCGCGCAGGGGAGATGGTGTTCTGCTCGGGCCAGATAGGGCTCGATCCCGCCACGGGGAGCCTGGTGAGCGGCTCCATCGAGGCGGAGGTACGGAGGGCGCTCGAGAACCTCACGGCGGTGCTCGAGGCTGCAGGCTGCACGAGGGAGGACGTGGTGAAGACCACGATCTTCCTCGTCGATATGGCGGACTTCGAGGCCGTGAACCGGATCTACGGCGGGTACTTCCCGCATCGGCCCGCCCGCTCCACGGTGGCGGTCAAGGCCCTCCCGAGGGGGGCGCGGGTGGAGGTGGAGTGCATCGCGGTGCGCCGATGA
- a CDS encoding 5-formyltetrahydrofolate cyclo-ligase, with product MHRGAPMREEKARLRAVLRARVAGMGAQAREEAGRAIRERIAAWGRWRAARTVGGFLPLRDEPDVRPLLDEALREGKRVYVPRIAGGGIGWGRYGPGVRLVRHELGFLQPEEEGERGVRPEVVLVPGLGFDRAGRRLGRGGGWYDRLLVGEARAVGVCFACQVVEAVPEEEHDVRVAYVVTEQGFFRCYT from the coding sequence GTGCATCGCGGTGCGCCGATGAGGGAGGAGAAGGCGCGGCTGCGGGCCGTGCTGCGGGCGCGTGTGGCCGGTATGGGGGCGCAGGCACGCGAGGAGGCGGGCAGGGCGATACGGGAGCGCATCGCAGCCTGGGGACGCTGGCGGGCGGCGAGGACGGTGGGCGGGTTCCTCCCGCTGCGCGACGAGCCGGACGTGCGCCCGCTCCTGGACGAGGCCCTGCGAGAGGGGAAACGTGTCTACGTGCCGCGGATCGCGGGGGGAGGCATAGGGTGGGGCCGGTATGGGCCGGGGGTGAGGCTCGTGCGGCATGAGCTGGGGTTCCTGCAGCCGGAGGAGGAGGGGGAGAGGGGGGTGAGGCCGGAGGTGGTGCTGGTGCCGGGGCTGGGGTTCGACAGGGCGGGGAGGCGGCTGGGGAGGGGTGGGGGGTGGTACGACCGGCTGCTCGTGGGGGAGGCGCGGGCGGTGGGGGTGTGCTTCGCGTGCCAGGTGGTGGAAGCGGTCCCCGAGGAAGAACACGACGTGCGGGTGGCGTATGTGGTGACCGAACAAGGATTTTTCCGCTGTTACACTTGA
- a CDS encoding cache domain-containing protein — translation MKWYRILFPLYLIILAAFPFLLTSSFPQRDIDHAETLLRSEIRRISDLYTRHYQSVEARIREEKEEIRSELEKRLSIGLAIVETYHELSRARLLSTKEAQRRAREALRNIRYEDEGYFFADTVTYISLVNPPNPEQEGLDRENLTDITGTPYVKRMIDTAKTRGESFQEYYFPHLSGGEPVKKWGYARLFEPWGWVVGTSEYMDTHERRWERLLEEARRAVPLHSDTEGIGLALLSPDGEVEGAPILSSLSRDERRALIQEASTSPREVDGQLVAASPLPDGRTLVAVLPLTPTPADRLPLVLSVSLVLITLPFLRWRTGPRKEEGHPAAAPRAPEPEPPATPHPAPLSTGEAEPAPPEPPSAPPSSTPPEPPPHTTPPHPTPEPPTPAPTSPPTPPAALHLASLTPLLERQRKALGSLLEAVESLAPPPRLESLLSSIDTALADIPAAPPSRAPSSLHRLTEAIRSLLEDLERYEDEAEEALVHMETVQTTTHEVEEFLQAIDEISERINILALNAAIEAAHAGDAGRGFSVVADEIKKLAEATAEHTTSISSAVTTLTTTLKTTTFLTPERTLSPLKTGLQELLDRILHLEEDLARPTLEGEMSALTSRLRTLKEELVSLQERTLHSFQDTKQRMTHGLHELEDILETLEDRIHP, via the coding sequence ATGAAGTGGTACAGAATCCTCTTCCCCCTCTATCTCATCATCCTCGCAGCCTTTCCTTTCCTGCTCACCTCGTCGTTCCCGCAACGGGACATCGATCACGCAGAAACCCTGCTCCGGTCCGAGATCCGGAGGATCTCCGACCTGTACACCCGCCACTACCAGAGCGTAGAGGCCCGTATACGAGAAGAGAAGGAAGAGATCAGATCCGAACTCGAGAAACGACTCAGTATAGGTCTCGCCATCGTGGAGACCTACCATGAACTCTCCCGTGCCCGTCTCCTCTCCACCAAGGAGGCCCAACGGAGGGCCCGGGAGGCCCTCCGGAACATCCGTTACGAGGACGAAGGCTACTTCTTCGCAGACACCGTCACCTACATCTCCCTGGTGAATCCGCCCAACCCGGAGCAGGAGGGACTCGACAGGGAGAACCTCACCGACATCACCGGCACCCCCTACGTGAAACGGATGATCGACACCGCAAAGACCCGTGGAGAGAGCTTCCAGGAGTACTACTTCCCCCACCTCTCCGGAGGGGAACCGGTGAAGAAGTGGGGATACGCGAGGCTCTTCGAGCCGTGGGGCTGGGTCGTCGGCACCTCGGAGTACATGGACACCCACGAGAGGAGGTGGGAGCGCCTCCTCGAAGAAGCCCGCCGGGCCGTCCCCCTCCACTCGGACACCGAAGGAATCGGCCTCGCCCTCCTCTCCCCCGACGGGGAAGTGGAGGGGGCCCCCATCCTCTCCTCCCTCTCCCGGGACGAGCGTCGAGCCCTCATCCAGGAGGCCTCGACAAGCCCCCGCGAAGTGGACGGCCAGCTCGTCGCGGCCTCTCCCCTCCCCGACGGCCGCACCCTCGTCGCCGTCCTCCCCCTCACCCCCACACCCGCCGACCGCCTCCCCCTCGTCCTCTCCGTGTCTCTGGTGCTCATCACCCTCCCCTTCCTGCGATGGCGGACGGGGCCCAGGAAAGAGGAAGGACATCCGGCCGCCGCTCCCCGCGCACCCGAACCCGAGCCGCCCGCCACTCCACATCCCGCCCCCCTGTCCACGGGAGAAGCGGAACCCGCACCCCCTGAGCCCCCCTCCGCACCACCCTCCTCCACTCCCCCTGAACCCCCTCCCCACACCACGCCTCCCCACCCCACCCCGGAACCCCCGACACCCGCCCCCACCTCTCCTCCGACTCCACCCGCCGCCCTCCACCTCGCATCCCTCACCCCCCTCCTCGAGCGGCAACGGAAAGCCCTGGGGTCGCTCCTCGAGGCCGTAGAATCCCTCGCTCCACCCCCACGGCTCGAGAGCCTCCTCTCCTCCATCGACACGGCACTCGCCGACATCCCTGCAGCCCCCCCTTCCCGGGCCCCATCCTCACTCCATCGCCTCACCGAGGCCATCCGGTCGCTCCTCGAAGACCTGGAGCGCTACGAAGACGAAGCGGAAGAGGCCCTCGTCCACATGGAGACCGTCCAGACCACCACCCACGAAGTTGAGGAGTTCCTCCAGGCCATAGACGAGATTTCGGAACGCATCAACATCCTCGCCCTCAACGCAGCCATAGAGGCCGCTCACGCAGGCGACGCAGGGAGGGGCTTCTCGGTGGTGGCGGACGAGATCAAGAAACTCGCCGAGGCCACCGCGGAGCACACCACCTCCATCTCCTCGGCCGTCACCACCCTCACCACCACCCTCAAGACGACCACCTTTCTCACCCCCGAACGAACCCTCTCCCCCCTCAAGACCGGACTCCAGGAACTCCTCGATCGGATCCTCCACCTCGAGGAGGACCTCGCGCGCCCCACCCTCGAAGGAGAGATGAGCGCCCTCACCTCACGCCTTCGAACGCTCAAGGAAGAGCTGGTCTCGCTCCAGGAACGCACCCTCCACTCCTTCCAAGACACGAAGCAACGCATGACACACGGACTCCACGAACTCGAGGACATCCTCGAGACACTGGAAGACCGGATCCACCCATGA
- a CDS encoding ATP-binding protein: MKGVSCVLLLSLVVGILSGEEGFVLPHELSSGWTLVPLFPGGGPQDVSLPLDYRPAGPRGEILLRCTFTLPSSPTEPVYLLVDRLPGAYRYILNGVFLDEEGGFPPRFAHSRRDIYVRYIPPMHLREENDLVIVVYEEKSRIRIRRVALVDGREAFLVRNVRNVLNARIYGYFAFLSLFVSLYFFGLYANRRRERGFFFYAVANLGIALYFVRMASPLAFLPPVLSYSVSKAGLIVSLGYLLVFYFEFFSLRASDRLKRYVLILVWVVGGHMALVPRTLQDAERVFAASLVVGFAFLVSYVVISIVIFRHGAREGGFLLIGTGLLVLLGGHDIVYKVMGREPFVWLQGIGIFVFEAMIFITLASRTMRVYARLEEYSTGIEEEVARRTRELREANRLLEKANRAKSEFLANVSHEMRTPLHAIMGFAEALKGEQDPREREGHLQLLLSEAQRLKVLIDEILDVEKMEQGKLTLDESPFNLHEVVGYVCRVMEENARRKGLSFSFEIEDGVPVWVVGDPFRLQQVLMNLVGNAVKFTEEGGVRVRVGCVEEGEGRWIEVEVRDTGIGIPEEMREKVFESFVQGDTSTTRRYGGSGLGMTIARELVRLMGGDIGLESEVGKGTRVWFRIPCVEAVAGLETEGGAGEEGTRGVLEGRRILVVEDYMPNQKIVSLVLSEAGAEVEVAVNGREALEKVAQGRYDLVLMDVHMPVMDGLEATRRIRALVGGDLPIVGLTADAYREDVRRCREAGMDGVLIKPIRRKEMVEEVRRLLSGRGGSEGEEEAREGIGAFVEEFGDLRERAFEILEGFLDEAERQWERIEGAWEGRDWEALHREVHALKGGAANLYARSLRDAALAAQEAARQHDEGRMPYLLDTVRRELSRLQDEIRTFLAGRGGGGPGG; this comes from the coding sequence ATGAAAGGTGTGTCCTGTGTCCTGCTCCTCTCCCTTGTCGTGGGGATCCTGAGCGGGGAGGAGGGGTTCGTCCTTCCCCATGAGCTTTCCTCGGGATGGACCCTCGTCCCCCTCTTCCCGGGCGGTGGACCCCAGGATGTCTCGCTTCCCCTCGATTATCGACCCGCCGGACCGCGGGGAGAGATCCTCCTCCGCTGTACGTTCACCCTCCCCTCGTCTCCCACGGAGCCGGTGTACCTCCTGGTGGATCGTCTTCCGGGAGCCTACCGCTACATCTTGAACGGCGTGTTCCTCGACGAAGAGGGGGGGTTCCCTCCACGGTTCGCCCATTCGAGGAGGGATATCTATGTGCGGTACATCCCCCCCATGCACCTCAGGGAGGAGAACGATCTCGTCATCGTGGTCTATGAGGAAAAGAGCAGGATACGTATCCGGCGCGTGGCCCTCGTGGACGGGAGGGAAGCCTTCCTGGTGCGGAACGTGCGCAATGTTCTCAACGCCCGCATCTACGGGTATTTCGCGTTCCTGAGTCTCTTCGTGTCCCTCTACTTCTTCGGTCTCTACGCGAACCGGAGGAGGGAGCGGGGGTTCTTCTTCTATGCGGTGGCCAATCTGGGGATCGCCCTCTATTTCGTGCGCATGGCATCCCCCCTCGCCTTTCTGCCCCCCGTCCTCAGCTACTCGGTTTCGAAGGCCGGGCTCATCGTCTCCCTGGGATATCTTCTCGTCTTCTATTTCGAGTTCTTCTCGCTCCGGGCCTCGGATCGTCTCAAACGGTATGTCCTCATCCTGGTCTGGGTGGTGGGGGGGCACATGGCGCTCGTGCCTCGGACCCTCCAGGATGCGGAACGCGTGTTCGCGGCGTCCCTCGTGGTCGGGTTCGCCTTCCTCGTGTCGTACGTGGTGATAAGCATCGTGATCTTCCGTCATGGAGCACGGGAAGGGGGATTCCTCCTCATCGGTACCGGCCTCCTCGTGCTCCTGGGAGGGCACGATATCGTCTACAAGGTGATGGGGCGGGAACCGTTCGTGTGGCTTCAGGGGATAGGGATCTTCGTCTTCGAGGCCATGATCTTCATCACGCTCGCTTCGCGCACCATGCGGGTGTACGCGAGGCTCGAGGAGTACTCCACGGGGATCGAAGAGGAGGTGGCGCGGAGAACCCGGGAGCTCAGAGAGGCGAACCGGCTCCTCGAGAAGGCGAACCGGGCCAAGAGCGAATTCCTCGCCAACGTGAGCCACGAGATGCGGACCCCGCTCCACGCGATCATGGGTTTCGCCGAGGCCCTCAAGGGAGAGCAGGATCCGAGGGAGCGTGAGGGACACCTCCAGCTCCTGCTCTCGGAGGCTCAGCGTCTCAAGGTGCTCATCGACGAGATCCTGGACGTGGAGAAGATGGAGCAGGGGAAGCTCACGCTCGATGAGAGTCCGTTCAACCTCCACGAGGTGGTGGGGTATGTGTGCAGGGTGATGGAGGAGAATGCGCGAAGGAAGGGGCTCTCGTTCTCTTTCGAGATAGAGGACGGTGTGCCCGTGTGGGTGGTGGGGGATCCGTTCAGGTTGCAACAGGTGCTCATGAACCTGGTGGGGAATGCGGTGAAGTTCACCGAGGAGGGGGGGGTGCGGGTGAGGGTGGGGTGTGTGGAGGAGGGGGAAGGGCGTTGGATCGAGGTGGAGGTGCGGGACACGGGGATAGGGATACCGGAGGAGATGCGGGAGAAGGTCTTCGAGAGTTTCGTCCAGGGGGATACGAGCACCACCCGGCGGTACGGTGGATCGGGACTGGGGATGACGATCGCGCGGGAGCTCGTGCGGCTCATGGGAGGGGACATCGGGCTCGAGAGCGAGGTGGGAAAGGGGACGAGGGTGTGGTTCAGGATCCCCTGTGTGGAGGCGGTGGCAGGGCTGGAGACGGAGGGTGGAGCCGGGGAGGAGGGGACGAGGGGGGTGCTGGAGGGACGCCGCATCCTGGTGGTCGAGGACTACATGCCCAACCAGAAGATCGTCTCCCTCGTGCTCTCAGAGGCGGGGGCCGAGGTGGAGGTGGCGGTGAACGGGAGAGAGGCGCTGGAGAAGGTGGCGCAGGGACGGTACGACCTGGTGCTCATGGATGTCCACATGCCGGTGATGGACGGACTGGAGGCCACGCGGCGTATCAGGGCCCTGGTGGGAGGGGATCTCCCCATCGTGGGGCTCACGGCCGATGCCTACCGGGAGGACGTGCGGCGCTGCAGGGAGGCGGGGATGGACGGGGTCCTCATAAAACCGATCCGCCGGAAGGAGATGGTGGAGGAGGTGCGGCGGCTGCTCTCGGGACGCGGGGGATCGGAGGGGGAGGAGGAGGCCCGGGAAGGGATCGGGGCGTTCGTGGAGGAGTTCGGCGATCTCCGGGAACGGGCCTTCGAGATACTGGAAGGATTCCTGGATGAGGCGGAGCGCCAGTGGGAGAGGATCGAAGGTGCCTGGGAAGGCAGGGATTGGGAGGCCCTCCACCGGGAGGTGCACGCCCTCAAGGGGGGAGCGGCCAACCTCTACGCCCGGTCGCTCCGGGACGCGGCCCTCGCGGCACAGGAGGCGGCGAGGCAGCACGACGAGGGAAGGATGCCCTACCTGCTCGATACGGTGCGGAGGGAGCTCTCCCGTCTCCAGGATGAGATCAGGACGTTCCTCGCAGGGCGCGGCGGTGGAGGGCCGGGAGGATGA
- a CDS encoding STAS domain-containing protein translates to METLEIIHYLKDGDKLIFFLPRHLRAVGAYSLFTHAEKLIQEHNPSAILLDLSGTEYIDSTTIGTFLKLRACMLGRQGAFLLANIHPKVARILSDMHLYDYFSRFSDEALSRVREKVLDSVPVIDKRFLAPWYLKETHECLVKAAPALKESFLPLLRALEAKIALSCNQRAGV, encoded by the coding sequence ATGGAGACTTTAGAGATCATTCATTACCTGAAGGACGGTGACAAGCTCATCTTCTTCCTTCCCCGCCACCTCAGAGCGGTTGGCGCGTACTCCCTATTCACCCATGCGGAGAAGCTCATCCAGGAACACAACCCCTCGGCGATCCTCCTCGACCTGAGCGGCACCGAATACATCGACAGCACCACGATCGGCACCTTCCTCAAACTCAGGGCCTGCATGCTCGGAAGGCAGGGGGCCTTCCTCCTCGCCAACATCCACCCCAAGGTGGCGCGCATCCTCTCGGACATGCACCTCTACGACTACTTCTCCCGTTTCAGCGACGAGGCGCTCTCACGGGTTCGGGAGAAGGTGCTCGACTCCGTGCCGGTGATCGACAAGAGGTTCCTCGCACCGTGGTACCTCAAGGAGACCCACGAGTGTCTGGTGAAGGCCGCGCCGGCCTTGAAGGAGTCCTTCCTCCCCCTGCTCAGGGCCCTCGAGGCGAAGATCGCCCTCTCGTGCAACCAACGCGCCGGGGTCTGA
- a CDS encoding lactate utilization protein, whose product MPTAEVLREFSLARAKEVKRVFERRGFEVFVAPSVAESREVVERIVPEDALVAWGGSMTLEESGIKDLLRTGPYRVLDRDRAASAEEVERIYRETFSCDYFFMSANALSLDGHIVNIDGRGNRLAALLFGPRYVVMVVGWNKVAATLDEALARAKHLAAPLNATRLEKHTPCRRSTVCEDCLGDESICSHTVITRRSVPRGRIKLILVGQRLGF is encoded by the coding sequence ATGCCGACCGCAGAGGTGCTCAGGGAGTTCTCGCTCGCGCGCGCGAAGGAGGTCAAACGTGTCTTCGAGCGCCGGGGGTTCGAGGTGTTCGTCGCTCCGTCGGTGGCCGAGTCACGCGAGGTGGTGGAGCGGATCGTGCCCGAGGATGCACTGGTCGCCTGGGGAGGGTCCATGACCCTCGAGGAGTCGGGGATAAAGGACCTGCTTCGGACGGGCCCCTATCGGGTCCTCGACAGGGACAGGGCCGCCTCCGCCGAGGAGGTGGAGCGGATCTACAGGGAGACCTTCTCCTGTGACTACTTCTTCATGAGCGCCAATGCCCTCTCGCTCGATGGACACATCGTGAATATCGACGGCAGGGGCAACAGGCTCGCGGCCCTGCTCTTCGGCCCCAGGTACGTGGTGATGGTCGTGGGGTGGAACAAGGTGGCGGCGACCCTCGACGAGGCCCTCGCCAGGGCGAAGCACCTGGCCGCGCCGCTCAACGCGACGCGCCTCGAGAAACACACGCCGTGCAGGAGGAGCACGGTGTGCGAGGACTGCCTGGGGGACGAGTCGATCTGCTCCCACACGGTGATCACCAGGCGTTCCGTGCCCCGGGGAAGGATCAAGCTCATCCTGGTGGGACAGAGGCTGGGATTCTAG
- a CDS encoding DUF4037 domain-containing protein translates to MGGPMRMKVEAVLERLVEVLSRWDAVDTVCFLDRDREDIYDPYFFISLDVYFSGELPSYKERMEELSFTGAFESAPGNRKDRFLVGDLPVRLEYKSIPDVEAVLGAEPGAFELVEDRVSYMFYRLVNGTILFSRSDWLASVRERLEDLPSSFWRVLRDEARAKMEHFLSDLCAAAALEDEYFFLVSASGFIQSVCAVLFAVNRRFEPGGREMERHVFSLPQLPYSFKGYFQQFVRYSHDFPMEKKREIAENLARHVVKMCLADEGS, encoded by the coding sequence ATGGGAGGTCCGATGCGGATGAAGGTCGAAGCGGTCCTGGAGAGACTCGTGGAGGTGCTCTCACGCTGGGATGCGGTGGATACCGTGTGTTTCCTCGATCGGGATCGCGAGGACATCTACGACCCCTACTTCTTCATCAGCCTCGACGTGTATTTCTCGGGCGAGCTTCCCTCCTACAAAGAGCGGATGGAAGAGCTGTCCTTCACCGGGGCCTTCGAGTCCGCGCCCGGCAATCGCAAGGACCGGTTCCTCGTGGGCGATCTGCCCGTGAGGCTCGAGTACAAGTCCATACCGGACGTGGAAGCCGTGCTGGGGGCGGAGCCCGGGGCCTTCGAATTGGTGGAGGACAGGGTCAGCTACATGTTCTACCGCCTCGTGAACGGCACGATCCTCTTCTCCCGCTCCGACTGGCTCGCCTCGGTGCGGGAGCGGCTCGAGGATCTGCCCTCCTCCTTCTGGAGGGTACTCCGCGACGAGGCGAGGGCCAAGATGGAGCACTTTCTCTCCGATCTCTGTGCCGCAGCGGCCCTCGAGGACGAGTACTTCTTCCTCGTCTCGGCCTCCGGGTTCATCCAGAGCGTGTGCGCCGTGCTCTTCGCCGTCAACCGGCGTTTCGAACCGGGGGGAAGGGAGATGGAGCGCCATGTCTTCTCCCTTCCTCAGCTCCCCTACTCGTTCAAGGGCTACTTCCAGCAGTTCGTGAGGTACTCGCACGACTTCCCCATGGAGAAGAAGCGGGAGATCGCCGAGAACCTGGCCCGTCATGTCGTGAAGATGTGTCTCGCGGACGAAGGATCATGA
- a CDS encoding DUF6657 family protein, with the protein MGEIKSALEKALERAAAIEPDKGKLEEERWITKGKQSAARFLEDREFDIKKELKGLSAEQRSWFVKGSVETFLANLTLPSREEELERLPLVMEGLRKVLGEAPLFGMLEQQLSQFFSQYLATYRQVETALLQQFAPRFREKETLLSQQLGMPVKVAPESDPEYQAAFRQHIGQVRAQYEQHLSQVKAQIRKMLLA; encoded by the coding sequence ATGGGAGAGATAAAATCGGCACTGGAGAAGGCCCTCGAGCGGGCTGCCGCGATAGAGCCCGACAAGGGAAAGCTCGAAGAGGAACGCTGGATCACGAAGGGCAAGCAGAGCGCCGCCCGTTTTCTCGAGGACCGCGAGTTCGACATAAAGAAGGAACTCAAAGGGCTTTCCGCCGAACAGCGGTCATGGTTCGTGAAAGGATCGGTGGAGACCTTCCTCGCCAACCTCACCCTTCCTTCACGAGAGGAGGAGCTCGAGCGGCTTCCCCTCGTCATGGAGGGCCTGAGGAAGGTGCTCGGAGAGGCCCCTCTCTTCGGCATGCTCGAGCAACAGCTCTCGCAGTTCTTCTCCCAGTATCTGGCCACCTACCGGCAGGTTGAGACGGCCCTCCTCCAGCAGTTCGCACCCAGGTTCCGGGAGAAAGAGACGCTCCTCTCCCAGCAACTCGGCATGCCCGTGAAGGTCGCCCCGGAGAGCGATCCCGAATACCAGGCGGCCTTCAGACAGCACATCGGCCAGGTGAGGGCACAGTATGAACAGCATCTCTCCCAGGTGAAGGCCCAGATCAGGAAGATGCTCCTCGCCTAG
- a CDS encoding MFS transporter — MGAPSEKFRLYLLQFFYFFAGGSALPFLTLYLKEVLLYPDGSPAYSLIGGLFLVSGLAGLVASPAAGYIADTFHAENRLLSISGLMYALGSFLYMVLWFLPPSYYGLAYALVIAGSILRGIFMRPIIPLLDAQILAYFHHAEGNARNYGTIRWMGSFAWAFSLVASGILLQLTGKLVYPIAVHVAGLLLFAFIALPPSGTPRTSEPTRWEHLLKDRLFFGYLSVIFLVGFSVMGSYSFTTYLMEESEVSYLLMGLSFAVASLPEIPLMYLGRRLLARWGMSSLFLMGVGLHALKLVLFLLIPQGSSALLFVLVQILHGCGYAFYYLGHISIVDGLSHHTLRATYQNLQQFAWGLGASIGGLAGGIIIEHTSVRVFFGVDAAILVLAMGIFSSFILPALHRRALRGTS; from the coding sequence ATGGGAGCCCCCTCGGAGAAGTTCAGACTCTATCTCCTCCAGTTCTTTTACTTCTTCGCAGGGGGGAGCGCCCTTCCCTTCCTCACCCTCTACTTGAAGGAGGTGCTCCTCTACCCCGACGGCAGCCCCGCCTACAGTCTCATAGGGGGGCTCTTCCTCGTCTCCGGGCTCGCGGGCCTCGTCGCCTCGCCGGCGGCAGGCTATATCGCCGACACCTTCCATGCGGAGAATAGGCTCCTCTCCATCTCGGGACTCATGTACGCCCTGGGAAGTTTCCTCTACATGGTGCTCTGGTTCCTCCCTCCCTCCTATTACGGCCTCGCGTACGCCCTCGTGATCGCGGGGAGCATCCTGAGGGGCATATTCATGCGCCCCATCATCCCCCTCCTCGACGCACAGATCCTCGCCTACTTCCACCATGCGGAGGGCAACGCCCGTAACTACGGAACCATCCGTTGGATGGGCTCGTTCGCCTGGGCCTTCAGCCTCGTGGCGAGCGGCATCCTCCTCCAGCTCACCGGAAAGCTCGTCTACCCCATCGCGGTCCACGTGGCCGGACTCCTCCTCTTCGCCTTCATCGCCCTTCCCCCCAGTGGGACACCCCGCACCTCCGAGCCCACGAGATGGGAACACCTCCTCAAGGACCGCCTCTTCTTCGGCTACCTCTCCGTCATCTTCCTGGTGGGCTTCAGCGTGATGGGGAGCTACAGCTTCACCACCTACCTCATGGAGGAATCCGAGGTGAGCTACCTCCTCATGGGTCTCTCGTTCGCAGTGGCGAGCCTCCCCGAGATCCCCCTCATGTACCTTGGCAGGAGGTTGCTCGCGCGCTGGGGTATGAGCTCCCTCTTCCTCATGGGTGTGGGGCTCCATGCCCTCAAGCTCGTCCTCTTCCTGCTCATCCCGCAGGGGTCATCCGCCCTCCTCTTCGTCCTCGTCCAGATCCTCCACGGATGCGGGTACGCCTTCTACTACCTGGGACACATCTCCATCGTGGACGGATTGTCCCATCACACGCTGCGTGCGACCTACCAGAACCTCCAGCAGTTCGCATGGGGCCTGGGCGCCTCCATCGGAGGGCTCGCCGGAGGCATCATCATAGAGCACACCTCGGTGCGGGTCTTCTTCGGCGTGGATGCCGCCATACTCGTCCTCGCGATGGGCATCTTCTCATCCTTCATCCTCCCGGCCCTCCACCGCCGCGCCCTGCGAGGAACGTCCTGA